One segment of Nostoc piscinale CENA21 DNA contains the following:
- a CDS encoding type II toxin-antitoxin system RelE/ParE family toxin, producing the protein MTPKPYILSEQAENDLAQIYAYIARDHQDAAERMLDKLLAACELLTDNPRIGQYRSDLTPLPVRFWLVHPRYFLIYRGENPVEIVRVLAANMDIARELTGE; encoded by the coding sequence ATGACCCCAAAACCTTATATTCTCTCTGAGCAAGCCGAGAACGACTTAGCGCAGATTTACGCTTATATTGCGCGAGATCATCAAGATGCTGCCGAACGGATGCTAGATAAACTTCTTGCAGCCTGTGAATTACTGACAGACAACCCCAGAATAGGGCAGTATCGTTCTGACTTGACACCGTTACCCGTTCGTTTTTGGTTGGTGCATCCCCGCTACTTCTTGATCTATCGAGGGGAAAACCCTGTAGAAATTGTGCGTGTACTAGCTGCAAATATGGATATTGCGCGAGAACTTACTGGAGAATAA
- a CDS encoding RpoD/SigA family RNA polymerase sigma factor, whose protein sequence is MYQTKQLSLKETMNIAELGTMEILETAADTEEQLLESLEILVEEEPPIAENLEPEERDGDEMAAARPSGYNKTEHDDAVGAFFKEMARYPLLKPDEEVELARRVRFLEEVRDIQAALQAELGQQPTKVQVAAQLDMTEKQLESRLYQGRVAKRKMIRSNLRLVVSIAKRYLNRGVPFLDLIQEGAMGLNRATEKFDPDKGYKFSTYAYWWIRQAITRAIANDARTIRLPIHIVEKLNKLKKAQRELKQKLGRNPTEAEMAASLEMTVQQLRQLQQLRRQALSLNHRVGKEEDTELMDLLEDEDNLSPEAKMNENMMRQEIWEVLGDVLTPREKDVISLRYGLTTSEPCTLEEVGNMFNLSRERVRQIQSKAMRKLRRPHIAKRLKGWLV, encoded by the coding sequence ATGTACCAAACAAAGCAACTATCCCTAAAGGAAACTATGAATATTGCTGAATTGGGAACAATGGAAATATTAGAAACCGCTGCCGATACAGAAGAACAACTACTCGAAAGTTTAGAAATATTGGTAGAAGAAGAACCCCCAATTGCAGAAAATCTCGAACCAGAGGAACGTGATGGGGATGAGATGGCGGCAGCGCGACCTTCAGGATATAACAAAACCGAGCATGATGATGCCGTAGGTGCATTTTTTAAAGAAATGGCACGTTATCCGCTCCTCAAACCAGACGAAGAAGTTGAATTAGCGCGGCGAGTCCGATTTTTAGAAGAAGTCAGAGACATCCAAGCCGCCTTACAAGCCGAACTAGGACAGCAACCAACCAAAGTCCAAGTAGCTGCCCAGTTAGATATGACAGAAAAGCAGCTAGAAAGCCGCTTATATCAAGGTCGAGTAGCGAAACGTAAAATGATTCGCTCGAACCTCAGACTAGTGGTATCAATTGCCAAGCGATATTTAAATCGCGGAGTACCTTTTCTAGATTTAATTCAAGAAGGGGCAATGGGATTAAATCGCGCTACAGAAAAATTTGATCCCGATAAAGGATATAAGTTTTCCACTTATGCTTATTGGTGGATTAGACAAGCAATTACGCGAGCGATCGCTAATGATGCACGCACAATTCGCTTGCCAATTCATATTGTTGAAAAACTTAACAAACTTAAAAAAGCCCAACGCGAACTCAAACAAAAACTTGGTCGCAACCCTACAGAAGCAGAAATGGCCGCTTCTTTGGAAATGACCGTTCAACAACTACGCCAACTACAACAACTACGTCGCCAAGCACTCTCTCTCAACCATCGTGTCGGTAAAGAAGAAGATACCGAATTGATGGATTTATTAGAAGATGAAGACAACCTTTCTCCCGAAGCCAAAATGAATGAAAACATGATGCGCCAGGAGATTTGGGAAGTTTTAGGTGATGTACTAACCCCACGGGAAAAAGACGTAATTTCCTTACGCTATGGACTGACAACCAGCGAACCCTGCACCCTAGAAGAAGTTGGCAATATGTTCAACTTGTCCCGTGAACGAGTCCGCCAAATTCAAAGCAAAGCCATGCGAAAATTACGCCGTCCACACATCGCAAAACGCTTGAAAGGGTGGTTAGTGTAA
- a CDS encoding ureidoglycolate lyase, whose translation MSTSQTVQQLKVELITPENFQGYGQVIFASKDGKAFDAEDAQLNLQNGTPRFYIMRLEKRGRKFNKITRHIKCTQCLGSLEGKDWFIAVCPPHNELDEPVLSEIAAFRIPGNCFIKLNEGTWHAGPYFDHEVVDFYNLELADTNVVDHFTHDFRQSHQLEFEMV comes from the coding sequence ATGAGTACATCACAAACAGTCCAACAATTAAAAGTAGAATTAATTACCCCCGAAAATTTTCAGGGTTATGGACAGGTAATTTTTGCTAGTAAAGATGGTAAAGCTTTTGATGCGGAAGATGCCCAATTAAACCTGCAAAATGGCACTCCAAGATTTTATATAATGCGTTTAGAAAAGCGCGGACGTAAGTTTAATAAAATTACACGTCATATAAAATGTACTCAATGTTTAGGTTCCTTAGAAGGCAAAGATTGGTTTATTGCCGTGTGTCCTCCTCATAATGAATTAGATGAACCAGTTTTATCAGAAATAGCTGCTTTTCGGATTCCTGGGAATTGTTTTATTAAATTAAACGAGGGAACTTGGCACGCTGGCCCTTATTTTGATCATGAAGTTGTAGATTTTTATAATTTAGAACTGGCTGATACAAATGTGGTAGATCATTTCACCCATGATTTTCGCCAAAGTCATCAGTTAGAATTTGAGATGGTGTAA
- a CDS encoding GNAT family N-acetyltransferase, with product MTDLILRFAEPADSNVLFQLIKQLAEYEKLSHAVTGNVAALQEHLFGEPKYIEAILAESQGQAVGFALFFYNYSTFLTKPGIYLEDLFVLPEYRRQGIGKALLSKLAQIAVERNCGRLEWSVLDWNEPAQAFYRSMGASILDDWRICRVTQENLKNLAAKQ from the coding sequence ATGACCGATTTAATTTTGCGTTTTGCGGAACCTGCTGATAGCAACGTACTATTTCAATTAATTAAACAGCTGGCGGAGTATGAGAAATTATCTCATGCCGTTACCGGGAATGTTGCAGCACTCCAAGAGCATCTATTTGGTGAACCAAAATATATAGAGGCCATTTTGGCAGAATCTCAAGGACAGGCTGTAGGTTTTGCCTTGTTCTTTTACAACTATTCTACCTTTCTTACCAAGCCAGGAATTTATCTCGAAGATTTGTTTGTTTTACCAGAGTATCGCCGTCAGGGTATTGGTAAAGCACTGTTAAGTAAACTAGCGCAAATTGCCGTCGAGCGAAATTGCGGACGCTTAGAATGGAGTGTGCTGGACTGGAACGAACCAGCACAAGCATTTTACCGGAGTATGGGAGCCAGCATCTTAGATGATTGGCGAATTTGTCGCGTCACACAAGAGAACCTGAAAAATTTAGCCGCAAAGCAATAA
- the fabG gene encoding 3-oxoacyl-[acyl-carrier-protein] reductase has protein sequence MEVLPENLQSLKGKVAIITGGSRGIGKAIALELSKYGASVVVNYANSSTAADSVVTEITSVGGQALALQADVSQADQVEALINATTEKFGRIDILVNNAGITRDTLLLRMKPEEWQAVIDLNLTGVFLCTRAVSKLMLKQRSGRIINITSVAGLMGNPGQANYSAAKAGVIGFTKTVAKEFATRGITVNAVAPGFITTDMTSNLSNTEEILKFIPLGRYGQPEEVAGMVRFLAADPAATYITGQVFNVDGGMVM, from the coding sequence ATGGAAGTTTTGCCAGAAAACTTGCAAAGTCTCAAAGGAAAAGTAGCAATTATCACTGGTGGTTCGCGGGGAATTGGAAAAGCGATCGCACTAGAATTGTCGAAATACGGGGCTAGTGTGGTGGTGAATTATGCTAATTCTAGTACAGCAGCAGATAGTGTAGTAACGGAAATTACCTCTGTGGGTGGACAGGCACTTGCACTCCAAGCCGATGTTTCCCAAGCAGATCAAGTAGAAGCACTCATCAACGCCACCACCGAAAAATTTGGTCGAATTGATATCTTAGTTAACAATGCCGGAATTACCCGCGACACATTACTTTTGCGGATGAAGCCAGAAGAATGGCAAGCCGTGATTGACCTGAACTTAACTGGCGTTTTCTTATGTACCCGCGCTGTTAGCAAACTCATGCTCAAACAGCGTTCTGGGCGAATTATTAATATTACCTCCGTAGCGGGACTTATGGGCAACCCAGGCCAAGCAAACTACAGCGCCGCCAAAGCTGGAGTCATTGGTTTTACAAAAACAGTTGCCAAAGAATTTGCAACTCGCGGCATCACCGTGAACGCTGTCGCCCCTGGTTTTATCACCACCGATATGACCAGCAATCTCAGCAACACCGAAGAAATTTTGAAATTTATCCCCCTTGGTCGCTATGGGCAACCAGAAGAAGTGGCTGGTATGGTGCGCTTTTTGGCTGCTGATCCCGCCGCAACTTACATCACTGGTCAAGTCTTTAACGTAGATGGTGGTATGGTGATGTAA
- a CDS encoding cytochrome P450, whose translation MYVIWSGNIPVVILSKPKVIEDTIINGMKDGSLIRATRSRQAWNDITGPIMIGETGAEWQWRRKAWNPEFSSSNLSKYVEIISQACEQVIKTIKEAAPPKEIQVDPLFVELTMRVISCLVLGIPVDRNSTSQEGPPLDVPKVYDAMSVVGYRFLRQATGEKIWMKYLPTQNSRDYWGARRYLEEFLTPRVDLALQMREGNQTDLPNVSPLFRESMLVKIAAKEPQYNRETLIAESVEFLIAGTDTTAHTLSFAVAELSLNPKVFQQARDIVDQVWQKFGGITSESFKELAYIRGILKETLRLYTIASGSTSLEAHRDTLIEGQVIPRGTRISWSILAAGRDPEFYPHPEEFLPERWLDKSKETSSLPMLDFGSGPHRCLGEHLSMLEGSMMLALLLRYFDWELVNGRSSVQELQQNLLIYPADKMPVRFRLRNLPS comes from the coding sequence ATGTATGTGATATGGAGTGGCAATATCCCTGTTGTTATATTAAGTAAACCAAAAGTTATTGAAGATACCATTATCAATGGAATGAAAGATGGTAGCTTAATTAGGGCTACGCGATCGCGCCAAGCTTGGAATGATATTACAGGCCCCATTATGATTGGCGAAACCGGGGCTGAGTGGCAATGGCGACGCAAAGCTTGGAACCCAGAATTCAGTTCTAGCAATCTCTCGAAATATGTAGAAATTATCAGCCAAGCTTGCGAACAAGTAATTAAAACAATCAAGGAAGCCGCGCCACCAAAAGAAATTCAAGTAGATCCTTTGTTTGTCGAACTCACCATGAGAGTGATTTCTTGTCTAGTACTGGGCATTCCTGTAGATAGAAACAGTACTAGTCAAGAGGGGCCACCCCTCGATGTTCCAAAAGTTTACGATGCGATGTCTGTTGTCGGCTATCGCTTCCTGAGACAAGCTACAGGCGAAAAAATCTGGATGAAATATTTGCCGACTCAAAATTCCCGCGATTATTGGGGCGCAAGACGATATTTAGAGGAATTTCTTACTCCCCGTGTAGATTTAGCTTTACAGATGCGAGAAGGAAACCAAACAGATTTACCAAATGTAAGTCCTTTGTTTCGGGAATCAATGTTAGTCAAAATTGCCGCCAAAGAACCACAATACAATCGTGAAACATTAATAGCAGAATCGGTAGAATTTTTAATAGCTGGTACTGATACAACAGCCCATACTTTATCTTTTGCAGTTGCTGAATTGAGTCTAAATCCCAAGGTGTTTCAGCAAGCACGAGACATAGTTGACCAAGTTTGGCAGAAATTTGGCGGCATTACTTCCGAGAGTTTCAAAGAATTAGCTTATATTCGCGGTATTCTCAAAGAAACTTTGCGCCTTTATACTATCGCCTCTGGCTCAACATCATTAGAAGCTCACCGGGATACCTTAATTGAAGGTCAAGTAATTCCTCGCGGTACTAGAATATCTTGGTCAATATTGGCGGCTGGCAGAGATCCAGAATTTTATCCTCATCCAGAGGAATTTCTGCCAGAACGTTGGTTAGACAAAAGTAAAGAAACTAGTTCTCTACCAATGCTCGACTTTGGCTCAGGGCCTCATCGTTGCTTGGGTGAGCATCTATCAATGCTGGAAGGAAGTATGATGTTAGCATTATTGCTCCGCTACTTCGATTGGGAATTAGTCAACGGTCGTTCTTCTGTGCAAGAATTACAGCAAAACCTGTTAATTTATCCGGCTGATAAAATGCCAGTACGCTTTCGATTGCGAAATTTGCCCAGTTAG
- a CDS encoding MraY family glycosyltransferase, translated as MNLDNSLKSLGIADPSGIGWLAVVFTFLLAWLVTWRLIPTVRKFALRVGWADQPNARRLNREPLPNAGGLAIYAGVIAALVLASLLRPIELQSVLAQVLTVLLGGSILVLVGFIDDQFGLPPSVRLWTQIITALLLVANGISIKVAFGTPIDSFLSILITVLWVVGITNAINLMDGMDGLAGGISFITAMSLLAVSAQFPNKAAATLVLAALGGGALGFLRHNFHPSRIIMGDAGAYFFGYVLAATSILGDLQVTTVFSLVPTVLFLLLPVLDTTQVFLRRLLAGKNPLSTPGKDHLHHRLLAWGLSQSHAAFTLWTITLMGNLLAMTIRGMPLPVIVATCTGIIILLSFTVWQRILNNA; from the coding sequence ATGAATCTAGACAACTCCCTTAAGTCTCTGGGTATTGCCGACCCAAGCGGCATCGGCTGGTTGGCAGTAGTATTTACGTTTCTCTTAGCTTGGCTAGTAACATGGCGTTTAATACCGACAGTACGCAAATTTGCCCTGCGAGTTGGTTGGGCTGATCAACCAAATGCGCGACGGCTAAATCGGGAACCTTTACCGAATGCTGGCGGTTTAGCTATCTATGCAGGAGTAATTGCCGCGTTAGTTCTTGCTAGTCTGTTACGACCGATTGAATTACAAAGTGTTTTGGCGCAGGTTTTGACTGTGCTACTAGGAGGCTCAATCCTAGTATTAGTCGGCTTTATTGACGATCAGTTTGGTTTACCCCCTTCTGTGCGCTTGTGGACACAAATCATCACAGCCTTGTTGCTGGTTGCTAATGGCATCAGCATCAAAGTTGCCTTCGGCACACCCATAGACTCATTTTTATCAATTTTGATTACAGTCTTGTGGGTGGTCGGAATTACCAACGCTATCAATTTGATGGATGGTATGGATGGTTTGGCTGGGGGGATCAGTTTTATTACAGCGATGAGTTTGTTAGCAGTTTCCGCCCAATTTCCCAATAAAGCGGCGGCAACTTTGGTTTTGGCAGCTTTGGGAGGCGGGGCGTTGGGTTTCTTGCGCCATAACTTTCACCCCTCACGAATAATTATGGGTGACGCTGGAGCATACTTTTTTGGTTATGTTTTAGCTGCTACCAGTATTTTGGGTGACTTGCAGGTGACTACGGTCTTTTCCTTAGTACCGACGGTTTTATTTTTGCTCTTACCAGTGTTAGACACTACCCAAGTGTTCTTACGGCGACTATTAGCAGGAAAAAACCCCCTCAGTACTCCAGGTAAGGATCACCTACACCACCGTTTATTAGCTTGGGGGTTATCACAAAGTCACGCCGCCTTCACTCTTTGGACAATTACTTTAATGGGCAACTTGCTGGCAATGACAATTCGCGGGATGCCGTTACCTGTGATCGTTGCCACTTGTACTGGCATTATTATTTTGTTGAGCTTTACCGTTTGGCAAAGAATCTTAAATAATGCGTAA
- a CDS encoding type II toxin-antitoxin system ParD family antitoxin — MNISLTPELEAFVQKQVESGLYHSQSEVIREGLRLLKRFNDHSEEYKLWLNEQIAIGLAELDNAQSLPAEGVRERVRSKAQKLMKKRV, encoded by the coding sequence ATGAATATTTCCCTGACTCCTGAGCTAGAAGCGTTCGTTCAAAAACAAGTTGAGTCTGGCTTATATCATTCTCAAAGTGAAGTGATTCGGGAAGGGTTGCGTCTGTTAAAACGTTTTAACGACCATTCCGAAGAATATAAACTGTGGCTCAATGAACAAATTGCGATCGGTCTTGCGGAACTTGACAATGCTCAAAGTCTCCCCGCCGAAGGAGTAAGGGAGCGCGTTCGCAGCAAAGCGCAAAAATTGATGAAAAAGCGCGTGTAA
- the rnc gene encoding ribonuclease III produces MTIVYPRRQRQLESLVRKLGLPLESPIKWQLLDLALTHPTVSDSANYEQLEFVGDAVVRLAAAVILWEKYPDCQVGDFAAIRSVLVSDRILAQLAREYGLELYLLVAGSATSDKVGQESRLADAFEAVLGALYLSTNNLDLIRPWLDPHFEQLAAEIRLDPARLNYKAALQEWTQAQFKVLPEYRVEEINQPNRNQERFAAEVWLHGKKLGEGRGRSIKAAEQAAAKVAFLAVNNPENT; encoded by the coding sequence ATGACAATTGTTTATCCCCGCCGTCAAAGACAGCTGGAAAGCTTAGTAAGAAAGTTAGGTTTGCCATTGGAATCACCCATTAAATGGCAACTGTTAGACTTGGCTTTGACTCATCCAACGGTATCTGATTCAGCAAATTATGAACAACTAGAATTTGTTGGTGACGCAGTGGTGCGACTAGCGGCGGCTGTGATTTTGTGGGAAAAATATCCAGATTGCCAAGTTGGAGATTTTGCGGCGATTCGTTCGGTGTTGGTGAGCGATCGCATTCTCGCTCAATTAGCCAGAGAATATGGTTTAGAACTATATCTATTAGTTGCTGGTAGTGCCACCAGTGATAAAGTTGGTCAAGAATCCCGGCTGGCAGATGCTTTTGAAGCTGTATTGGGGGCGCTTTACCTCAGCACCAATAATTTAGACCTCATCCGTCCGTGGTTAGATCCTCATTTTGAACAACTAGCAGCAGAAATTCGACTTGATCCGGCTCGACTCAACTATAAAGCGGCTTTGCAAGAATGGACGCAAGCTCAATTTAAAGTTTTACCAGAATATCGCGTCGAGGAAATTAATCAACCCAACCGCAATCAAGAGCGATTTGCTGCTGAAGTTTGGCTACATGGCAAAAAACTCGGTGAAGGTAGAGGACGTTCCATCAAAGCTGCTGAACAAGCAGCAGCTAAAGTTGCTTTTCTAGCAGTAAATAATCCAGAAAATACTTAA
- a CDS encoding alpha/beta hydrolase, with protein MTVSIQNTADFLEQIRQSESKGLKNEACRSRFLVHPHSTSKVCLFLHGFTAAPYQFEPLGKALFQRGYNVLIPRQPGHGLAGEWNSQTPPPLPTDIQTYQKFVLEWLTIAQTLGEKVVVGGLSTGGTLAAWLALEHPQEIERALLFTPFLGSSNSLFDQLIKILPIYFEWFNKDAPGNFGYKGFRIPALKIFLELGEKILKQAQTKVAAPVLMVCSEGDRAVNRTQQRELFKMIIKRQPKSWYYCFDDSLHIEHRMMTKLEDNDYEELVITLARAFVNSDLTWVEFQQIANRIAQGETYEQIQRELHLDSQASLQFSAMMTENLGCDRLKCINPSQA; from the coding sequence ATGACAGTGAGTATTCAAAATACAGCAGATTTCTTGGAACAAATTCGTCAGTCAGAGTCCAAAGGGCTAAAAAACGAAGCTTGTCGTTCTAGATTTTTGGTTCATCCCCACTCCACATCAAAAGTTTGTCTTTTTTTGCATGGTTTCACAGCTGCACCCTACCAATTTGAACCACTGGGTAAAGCTTTATTCCAGAGAGGATATAACGTTTTAATTCCTCGACAACCTGGTCACGGACTGGCTGGTGAGTGGAACAGTCAAACTCCGCCACCACTCCCGACAGATATTCAAACTTATCAAAAATTTGTGCTGGAGTGGTTAACAATTGCTCAGACTTTAGGTGAAAAAGTTGTAGTTGGTGGTTTATCAACAGGTGGAACCTTAGCCGCTTGGTTAGCGTTAGAACATCCCCAGGAAATTGAACGGGCTTTATTATTCACACCTTTTTTGGGTAGCAGTAATTCATTATTTGATCAGTTAATTAAGATTTTGCCAATTTACTTTGAATGGTTCAACAAAGATGCACCAGGGAATTTTGGCTATAAAGGCTTTCGCATTCCAGCCTTAAAAATATTTCTGGAATTAGGTGAGAAGATTTTAAAACAGGCTCAAACCAAAGTTGCTGCACCTGTGTTGATGGTGTGTAGTGAAGGCGATCGCGCTGTTAACCGCACTCAGCAGCGAGAATTGTTTAAAATGATTATTAAGCGCCAGCCCAAATCTTGGTATTACTGCTTTGATGATTCACTGCACATTGAACATCGGATGATGACCAAGCTAGAAGATAATGATTACGAAGAACTGGTGATTACCCTGGCGAGAGCTTTTGTGAACAGTGATTTAACTTGGGTAGAGTTTCAGCAAATAGCAAACCGCATCGCCCAAGGTGAAACTTACGAGCAAATCCAACGCGAACTGCATCTTGATAGTCAAGCTTCCCTACAGTTCTCTGCTATGATGACTGAAAATTTGGGTTGCGATCGCCTCAAGTGCATCAACCCATCTCAAGCATAG
- the trxA gene encoding thioredoxin, which produces MATKKHFNSFEEMLSGSDVPVLVDFYAEWCGPCKMMGQILEQVNAQLNGRIRVVKIDTEKYTELASQYRIEALPTLMLFKQGQPVDKIEGVLQAPQLVQHLQTLI; this is translated from the coding sequence ATGGCCACTAAAAAACATTTCAACAGTTTTGAAGAAATGCTTTCTGGTTCTGATGTACCTGTATTAGTAGATTTTTACGCTGAATGGTGTGGCCCTTGTAAAATGATGGGTCAGATTTTAGAACAAGTAAATGCCCAATTAAATGGCCGTATACGTGTTGTCAAAATTGACACAGAAAAATACACCGAATTGGCGAGTCAATATCGGATTGAAGCCTTGCCAACCCTTATGTTATTTAAGCAAGGCCAGCCTGTGGATAAAATTGAAGGAGTGTTACAGGCACCGCAGTTAGTTCAACATCTCCAAACTTTAATTTAA